A single region of the Candidatus Kryptobacter tengchongensis genome encodes:
- a CDS encoding galactokinase yields the protein MIDSLHNSIFYEKPEVVSSAPGRIKLMGEHTHYGHGFIFSIALNRRTYVSLSSRADEKFVVYSNNKFAIEIFTKRSLDKIEENEWTTPIKATLKSFLDNGYDISGLNICIASDIPPNLDLGEISAIVVALSFAIRHLQNIDIDDINLLHLCEKVGKFLTLSYENIYDYMASAMAINNSGILIDCQNFKYEYAPVPVSLKILIIDTGERNENAIYKFLKREEECKLAFDIISSVNPQINSLRSLTLDELKRYSNFIEKSSMGRIKYIVGENERTLNFVIALRRHNLSLLGKLMFDSHLSLRNDYEVSTSEIDAIVDISATVDGIIGAKLLGTGSTAVAITIKEKTGEAIRIISEEFLKYFGKKLKIYVTSPENGVEVSSR from the coding sequence ATGATTGATTCTCTTCATAATTCAATCTTTTATGAAAAACCCGAGGTCGTAAGCTCAGCACCAGGAAGAATAAAACTTATGGGAGAACATACCCATTATGGACATGGATTTATTTTCTCAATAGCCTTGAACCGCCGAACCTATGTAAGTTTATCATCAAGAGCAGACGAAAAATTTGTAGTCTATTCAAATAATAAATTTGCGATTGAAATTTTCACGAAGAGATCACTTGACAAAATTGAAGAGAACGAATGGACAACCCCAATAAAAGCAACTTTAAAATCCTTCCTTGATAACGGTTATGACATCTCTGGACTCAACATATGCATAGCAAGTGATATCCCGCCCAACTTAGATCTTGGAGAGATATCAGCGATTGTCGTGGCTCTTTCATTTGCAATCCGCCATCTTCAAAACATTGATATTGACGATATCAATCTTCTTCACCTATGCGAAAAAGTTGGCAAATTTCTAACCTTATCTTACGAAAACATATACGATTATATGGCATCAGCAATGGCGATAAATAACTCTGGAATCTTGATTGACTGCCAAAACTTTAAATATGAATATGCACCTGTGCCAGTAAGTTTAAAAATTTTAATAATTGACACAGGCGAAAGAAACGAAAATGCTATCTATAAATTCTTGAAAAGGGAAGAAGAATGTAAGCTCGCTTTTGATATCATATCAAGTGTAAATCCACAAATTAACTCCTTGCGATCTCTCACATTAGATGAATTGAAACGATATTCTAATTTCATTGAAAAAAGTTCAATGGGAAGAATAAAATACATCGTTGGAGAAAATGAACGCACCTTAAATTTTGTTATCGCCCTAAGGCGACATAACCTCTCGCTTCTTGGGAAATTAATGTTTGATTCACATTTGAGTTTAAGAAATGACTATGAAGTTAGCACATCCGAAATTGATGCAATAGTTGACATATCTGCAACAGTTGACGGAATCATAGGAGCAAAACTTTTGGGAACTGGTTCAACAGCAGTAGCAATAACCATAAAAGAAAAAACAGGTGAGGCGATAAGAATTATATCTGAAGAATTCCTAAAATATTTCGGAAAAAAGTTAAAAATTTATGTCACCTCACCTGAAAACGGCGTTGAAGTAAGCTCAAGATGA
- a CDS encoding Carbohydrate family 9 binding domain-like: MRGLLLILLTFASMQLVNSQTEYRIKALKIDGVINIDGKLEEEFWKHAEKVELKYEVQITDNEPASQKTTAMVLYDGLNLYFGFVCYDTNPNEIRAHITDRDKIWEDDFIILIIDTYGDNQNAYELAVNPYGIQGDGMRTGNSEDIMFDFVWHSAGLISDSGWTVEIAIPFKSLRFPKRENQEWNILIGRNYPRKSRFVFSWTPVDKNNPCLLCQSGKLTGLDDIGSVKFVEVLPYVMSYQSGSIRSYTDPSLGMKNEPIRVRGGTGVKFSPNPELTIEGVLNPDFSQVETDAYQISVNTTFALYYPEKRPFFFEGSEVFKTPVNVFYSRMINDPLFAFKLKQKSNNLTIAYLSSLDEKTPFIIPGEEGSSTVQTGLRSLVNLGRVRYDFGEQSYAGLLFTARNLSNSYNYVGGLDWNYFFWKSYYFRGQILYSATKEINDSLLFSSQRKFGETSYDATFNGERYSGVGMLFRFLRDTKHHGFVISYRDFSPTFQPHLGFVTANNRRQINIENRFTFYPKNSIVDIAFVLVEGGLVFNYSGTRKERWVVVGAGLQLKTQTDVFVGFLPVNDEIFGGRKFEKIHRIFANVYSVPFKFLTLQFNGEYGRKIYRTSEPRLGLSKDFNVYFKLKPTEKIELSIWYTKARLEDEKTKELFYDGYVAGLVGIYQFNPNLFLRLITQYDSFSGSVQFFPLLSFKLNPFTIFYVGSTINLLDFGEPYGVRQTNREFFLKVQYLLRD; the protein is encoded by the coding sequence ATGCGTGGATTGTTACTTATACTTTTGACCTTTGCGTCTATGCAATTGGTAAACTCTCAAACAGAATACAGGATCAAAGCACTTAAAATTGATGGTGTAATTAACATTGATGGGAAACTTGAGGAGGAATTTTGGAAGCATGCGGAAAAGGTTGAGTTAAAATACGAAGTTCAAATAACTGATAATGAGCCTGCAAGTCAAAAGACAACTGCAATGGTTCTTTATGATGGGTTAAATCTTTATTTTGGATTTGTTTGCTATGATACAAATCCAAATGAGATAAGGGCACACATAACCGACAGGGATAAAATTTGGGAAGATGATTTCATTATTTTGATAATTGACACATACGGGGACAATCAAAACGCATATGAATTGGCGGTTAATCCTTATGGAATTCAGGGTGATGGGATGAGAACGGGAAATTCGGAGGATATAATGTTTGATTTTGTTTGGCATTCTGCTGGATTGATAAGCGATTCTGGATGGACAGTTGAGATAGCAATTCCATTTAAAAGTTTGAGGTTTCCGAAGAGAGAAAATCAAGAATGGAATATACTTATTGGGAGAAATTATCCACGCAAAAGCAGATTTGTTTTCTCTTGGACACCAGTTGATAAAAATAACCCTTGTCTTTTATGCCAATCGGGAAAATTAACGGGTTTAGATGATATTGGTTCAGTTAAATTTGTTGAAGTTTTACCTTATGTTATGAGTTATCAATCTGGCTCTATTAGAAGTTACACTGATCCATCGCTTGGGATGAAAAATGAACCAATTAGGGTTAGAGGTGGTACTGGGGTTAAGTTTTCACCAAATCCTGAACTTACAATTGAAGGTGTTTTAAACCCAGATTTCAGTCAGGTTGAGACGGACGCATATCAAATAAGTGTTAACACCACATTTGCACTTTATTATCCTGAAAAGAGACCTTTCTTTTTTGAGGGAAGCGAGGTTTTTAAAACACCTGTAAATGTATTCTATTCAAGAATGATAAATGATCCTCTTTTTGCGTTTAAACTTAAACAGAAGTCAAATAATTTAACCATTGCTTATTTGTCTTCGCTTGATGAGAAAACCCCTTTCATTATCCCTGGCGAAGAGGGAAGTTCAACAGTTCAAACGGGGTTAAGATCGTTGGTAAATCTTGGCAGGGTAAGATACGATTTCGGTGAGCAATCTTATGCTGGCTTGCTTTTTACTGCGAGGAATCTTTCAAACTCTTATAATTATGTCGGTGGGCTTGATTGGAATTACTTTTTCTGGAAAAGTTATTATTTTAGAGGTCAAATTCTTTACAGTGCGACGAAGGAAATAAATGATTCACTTCTTTTTTCAAGTCAGAGAAAGTTCGGGGAAACAAGTTATGATGCAACTTTTAACGGCGAAAGATATTCTGGTGTTGGTATGCTCTTTAGATTTTTGAGGGATACAAAGCATCATGGATTTGTGATTTCTTACCGTGATTTTTCTCCGACATTTCAACCTCATCTTGGATTTGTCACAGCAAATAACCGAAGACAGATAAACATAGAAAATCGCTTTACATTTTATCCAAAGAATTCAATCGTTGATATCGCATTCGTGCTTGTTGAAGGAGGACTTGTGTTCAACTATAGTGGTACAAGAAAGGAAAGATGGGTGGTAGTTGGAGCCGGTTTGCAGTTAAAAACCCAAACCGATGTTTTCGTTGGTTTTCTCCCGGTAAATGATGAAATCTTCGGGGGTCGTAAATTTGAGAAAATACACAGGATCTTCGCCAATGTGTATTCTGTGCCGTTTAAATTTTTAACGCTTCAATTTAATGGTGAATATGGTCGTAAGATTTATCGCACAAGTGAGCCAAGACTTGGGCTCTCAAAAGATTTTAATGTTTATTTTAAATTGAAGCCAACCGAAAAAATTGAGTTATCAATCTGGTATACAAAAGCGAGATTGGAGGACGAAAAAACGAAAGAACTATTTTATGATGGTTATGTTGCTGGTCTTGTTGGGATTTATCAATTCAACCCAAATTTATTTTTGAGGTTGATAACACAATATGATTCTTTTAGCGGCTCTGTTCAATTTTTCCCATTGTTAAGTTTCAAACTTAATCCGTTCACAATTTTTTATGTTGGTTCAACTATCAATTTGCTTGATTTTGGAGAACCGTACGGGGTAAGGCAAACAAACAGGGAATTTTTCTTGAAAGTCCAGTATTTACTAAGGGATTAA
- a CDS encoding Por secretion system C-terminal sorting domain-containing protein, which yields MKREILLSLSLILFFAFSFSQNPEWINFTYGNYIGALAIEGEYIWVGTSGGLIKLNMLTGEKVTYNRANSGLPDNWVWAVAMDGQGNKWIGTNWGLAKFDGVNWTVYNTSNSGLPSNYVFAIAIDVQGNKWIGTSNGLAKFDGVNWTVYNTSNSGLPSNYVFAIAIDVQGNKWIGTSGGLAVYREGGVILDVYEKDKEITPREFALYQNYPNPFNPSTFIIFDLPREAKVKLGVYDVMGRLVRVLVDEQMQAGRYRVEFRGDGLASGVYFYRLEAGGFVSVKKMVLVK from the coding sequence ATGAAAAGAGAGATTTTATTATCCCTTTCACTTATTTTATTTTTCGCTTTTTCATTTTCACAAAATCCAGAATGGATTAATTTCACTTATGGTAATTACATTGGGGCACTTGCGATTGAGGGAGAGTATATTTGGGTTGGGACAAGTGGTGGTTTGATTAAGTTAAATATGCTAACTGGTGAGAAGGTTACTTATAACAGGGCAAATTCAGGTCTGCCAGATAATTGGGTTTGGGCTGTTGCAATGGATGGGCAGGGAAACAAATGGATTGGGACAAATTGGGGATTAGCAAAGTTTGATGGAGTGAATTGGACAGTTTATAACACTTCAAATTCAGGTCTGCCAAGTAATTATGTTTTTGCTATTGCGATAGATGTGCAGGGGAACAAATGGATTGGGACATCAAATGGATTAGCAAAGTTTGATGGAGTGAATTGGACAGTTTATAACACTTCAAATTCAGGTCTGCCAAGTAATTATGTTTTTGCTATTGCGATAGATGTGCAGGGGAACAAATGGATTGGGACAAGTGGGGGTCTTGCGGTATACAGGGAGGGTGGAGTGATACTTGATGTTTATGAGAAAGATAAAGAGATAACACCGAGAGAATTTGCATTATATCAGAATTATCCAAATCCATTTAATCCATCAACTTTTATAATTTTTGATTTGCCGAGGGAAGCGAAAGTTAAGCTCGGTGTGTATGATGTTATGGGTAGGTTGGTGAGGGTTTTGGTTGATGAACAGATGCAAGCGGGCAGGTATAGAGTTGAGTTCAGGGGTGATGGATTGGCAAGTGGGGTTTATTTTTACAGGCTTGAGGCTGGTGGTTTTGTGAGTGTTAAGAAGATGGTTTTGGTTAAGTGA
- a CDS encoding iron complex outermembrane recepter protein, whose amino-acid sequence MRIIAIFVLILGFYTSLISQGTIKGKVIDKANHEPLPSADVHLIELKKGTITKFDGSFIIDKVPSGEYTIEVSYIGYKKFRKRINVSDGETVEVSIELEQTVISLPGVVVTGSMYERSAFEIYQPVAVLDEDKLGLRLGDNIAKTLSYEPGVNLEYNGSFVGRPVIRGLTGTRILILDNGVRIGDASDLSADHAISFDPVSLERVEIVRGPASLFYGVNSVGGLINIITEDIPKTVHDKLRGSFRFNGATVNSSLAGSGAIDYGIKNFGVRGEFGYRKSGDTKTPIKTLKNTDTENLTSAFGLAYHIKNASVGLSFRNFQGNYGIPTEEDEEPRFKINRNRLAFKSDIKFESPMIQGVELMLSQTDYDHKEIEDGEVATHIKIKNSGADLKLKHGKVGNLSGMFGFSFLYQNYNTVGEEKFFADAGLYLASLIFYEEIEIKRLNLQAGIRYDLASVKSKEFESLPAQKKNFNVLSSSVGLIYKVTDPAVISFNFSRGFRVPALQELFAYGPHLGTMSFEVGNPNLRVEVSNEFDLSFKLLTSKTNAEISGFVNYIDNYIYATPTGEIDSVSSLPIYEYTSANAILRGFEIKIERELFKNLNTSLLFDYVEGRKRETNEYLPMIPPLRMIAGIEYRTSRYNFGIEVKAVSSQNKVAPEETRTSGYTIVNLHLGFRLPFSGLAHEINLNVENLMNKTYYDHLSRIKNFAPMPGRNISLVYHVLF is encoded by the coding sequence ATGCGTATAATTGCAATTTTTGTCCTTATTTTGGGATTTTATACAAGTTTAATTTCACAAGGGACAATAAAAGGAAAAGTTATAGATAAGGCAAATCATGAACCATTGCCCTCAGCGGATGTTCATTTAATTGAACTTAAAAAGGGAACAATAACTAAATTTGATGGAAGTTTTATTATTGACAAAGTGCCAAGTGGTGAATACACAATTGAAGTAAGTTACATTGGTTATAAGAAATTTAGAAAAAGAATAAATGTGAGTGATGGAGAAACAGTTGAAGTGAGCATTGAACTTGAACAAACAGTCATTTCACTTCCTGGAGTTGTTGTGACAGGGTCAATGTATGAAAGAAGTGCTTTTGAGATATATCAGCCAGTTGCTGTTCTTGATGAGGATAAACTTGGGTTAAGATTAGGGGATAACATTGCGAAGACGCTTTCTTATGAGCCGGGGGTAAATCTTGAATACAATGGATCATTCGTTGGGCGACCTGTGATTCGCGGTTTAACAGGGACGAGAATTCTTATCCTTGATAACGGGGTGAGAATTGGGGATGCCTCAGATTTATCTGCTGACCATGCTATTTCGTTTGATCCCGTTTCGTTGGAAAGAGTTGAGATAGTTCGTGGTCCAGCAAGTTTGTTTTATGGCGTTAATTCTGTCGGTGGCTTGATAAATATAATTACCGAGGATATACCAAAAACTGTGCACGATAAATTGAGAGGTTCATTTAGGTTCAATGGCGCAACTGTTAATTCATCTTTAGCGGGATCTGGTGCAATTGATTATGGAATTAAAAATTTCGGCGTAAGAGGTGAATTTGGGTATAGAAAAAGTGGAGATACGAAAACGCCGATCAAAACTCTCAAAAACACTGATACTGAAAATCTAACCTCTGCATTTGGGCTTGCTTATCATATTAAAAATGCAAGTGTAGGTCTATCATTTAGAAATTTTCAAGGAAATTATGGAATACCAACGGAGGAAGATGAAGAGCCAAGATTTAAGATTAATAGAAATAGGCTTGCGTTTAAATCGGATATTAAGTTTGAAAGTCCAATGATTCAAGGAGTTGAATTGATGCTAAGTCAAACTGATTACGATCATAAAGAGATAGAAGATGGTGAGGTTGCGACGCATATAAAAATAAAAAACAGCGGAGCTGATTTAAAGTTAAAGCATGGGAAGGTAGGTAATCTCTCGGGTATGTTTGGGTTTAGCTTTTTATATCAAAATTACAACACAGTTGGGGAAGAGAAGTTTTTCGCCGATGCTGGGCTTTATCTTGCGTCTTTGATTTTTTACGAAGAGATTGAAATTAAAAGATTGAATTTGCAAGCAGGTATAAGATATGATTTGGCATCTGTTAAGTCAAAAGAATTTGAAAGTTTGCCAGCGCAGAAAAAGAATTTTAATGTTTTGTCAAGTTCAGTTGGTCTGATTTATAAGGTGACTGACCCAGCGGTTATATCTTTCAATTTTTCTCGTGGTTTCAGAGTCCCCGCTCTTCAAGAGCTTTTTGCCTATGGACCACATCTTGGGACGATGAGCTTTGAAGTTGGGAACCCGAATTTAAGAGTGGAGGTATCAAACGAATTTGATCTTTCATTTAAATTGCTTACATCCAAGACGAATGCGGAAATCTCAGGTTTTGTAAATTACATTGATAATTATATTTATGCAACCCCAACTGGGGAGATTGATTCTGTATCAAGTCTTCCAATTTATGAATACACTTCAGCGAATGCTATCTTGCGTGGATTTGAGATAAAGATTGAGCGTGAATTATTTAAAAATTTAAACACCTCTCTACTTTTTGATTATGTTGAGGGAAGGAAAAGAGAGACAAACGAGTATTTACCTATGATTCCACCGCTTCGGATGATAGCGGGGATTGAGTATAGAACAAGCAGATATAACTTTGGGATTGAGGTTAAAGCAGTTTCATCGCAAAATAAAGTTGCACCTGAAGAAACCAGGACATCTGGTTATACGATTGTTAATTTGCATCTTGGATTCAGGTTGCCTTTCTCTGGGCTTGCTCATGAGATAAATTTGAATGTTGAGAATTTAATGAACAAGACATACTATGACCATCTCTCAAGGATAAAGAATTTTGCACCGATGCCTGGAAGAAATATCAGTTTGGTTTATCATGTATTGTTTTGA
- a CDS encoding transcription elongation factor GreA — protein MADKKEVIYLSREKYEELRRELAELKTKGRAEIAMKIAEARAHGDISENSEYETAKQEQEILELKIQKLEETLARAKVIDTKNLPADKVYLYSKVKVLNLNTNQIIEYTIVSSQEANSAEKKVSVQSPIGKGLLGKRVGDVVEVKVPAGIVRYKILEINRL, from the coding sequence ATGGCGGATAAGAAGGAAGTAATTTACTTATCAAGGGAGAAATACGAGGAACTCCGCAGGGAATTAGCGGAGCTTAAAACGAAGGGAAGGGCTGAAATAGCTATGAAAATAGCAGAGGCAAGAGCTCATGGTGATATCTCTGAAAATTCGGAATATGAAACGGCGAAGCAAGAGCAAGAAATTCTTGAATTGAAAATTCAAAAACTGGAGGAGACACTTGCAAGGGCGAAGGTGATAGATACAAAGAATTTGCCAGCAGATAAGGTTTATTTGTATTCAAAGGTTAAGGTTTTAAATCTCAATACAAATCAAATAATTGAATACACAATCGTTTCATCGCAAGAGGCGAATTCAGCTGAGAAAAAGGTTTCGGTTCAATCCCCGATTGGGAAAGGTTTGTTGGGGAAGCGGGTTGGAGATGTTGTTGAGGTTAAAGTCCCTGCTGGAATTGTGAGGTATAAAATACTTGAGATAAATCGGCTGTAG
- a CDS encoding 3,4-dihydroxy 2-butanone 4-phosphate synthase / GTP cyclohydrolase II: MMPVEKFNTIDEAIEDIRNGKIVIVVDDEDRENEGDFIVAAEKVTPEIVNFMAKYGRGLICVAITEQRAQELEFEPMVEFNTSRHGTAFLVSVDYKKGTTTGISAFDRAKTIQAIVDPNSKPGDFAKPGHIFPLQAVEGGVLRRAGHTEAAVDLARLAGLYPAGVLCEIMNDDGTMARVPELFKIAKKFGLKIITIKDLISYRLKREKLIRKITTTKLPTKYGFFELHLYESLTDGKVHVALVKGKVDDGEPVLVRVHSECLTGDVFGSFRCDCGDQLHSAMKMIEREGRGVLLYMRQEGRGIGLVNKIKAYRLQDEGKDTVEANEVLGFKPDLRDYGIGAQILVDLGIKKMRLLTNNPKKIIGLAGYGLEVVERVPIEIQPNDINIHYLRTKRDKLGHLILMNEKKENEGT, translated from the coding sequence ATGATGCCAGTTGAGAAATTTAATACGATAGATGAGGCGATAGAGGATATTCGTAATGGCAAGATTGTTATAGTTGTTGATGATGAGGATAGGGAGAATGAAGGTGATTTTATAGTTGCAGCTGAGAAGGTGACGCCAGAAATTGTTAATTTTATGGCAAAATATGGAAGGGGGTTAATTTGTGTTGCTATCACGGAGCAGAGGGCACAAGAGCTTGAATTTGAGCCCATGGTTGAATTTAATACATCAAGGCATGGCACGGCTTTTCTTGTAAGCGTTGATTATAAGAAAGGGACAACGACGGGTATCTCCGCCTTTGACAGAGCGAAGACAATTCAGGCAATTGTTGATCCAAATTCAAAGCCTGGGGATTTTGCAAAGCCAGGGCATATTTTCCCACTTCAGGCGGTTGAAGGTGGTGTTTTGAGAAGAGCAGGACATACTGAAGCAGCGGTTGACCTTGCACGACTTGCTGGGCTTTATCCAGCAGGTGTGCTTTGCGAGATTATGAATGATGATGGAACAATGGCTCGTGTTCCCGAACTCTTTAAAATTGCGAAAAAGTTTGGGCTTAAAATCATCACAATAAAAGATTTAATAAGTTATCGGCTTAAAAGAGAAAAACTAATCAGAAAGATAACAACAACGAAATTACCAACGAAATATGGTTTCTTTGAGCTTCATCTATATGAAAGTTTAACAGATGGAAAAGTTCATGTTGCTCTTGTCAAAGGTAAAGTTGATGATGGCGAGCCTGTGCTTGTCCGTGTTCATTCGGAGTGTTTAACTGGTGATGTTTTTGGCTCTTTTAGGTGTGATTGTGGGGATCAGCTCCATTCGGCTATGAAAATGATTGAGCGTGAGGGTAGAGGGGTTTTGCTTTACATGAGGCAAGAGGGCAGAGGAATTGGACTTGTAAATAAAATTAAAGCATACAGATTGCAGGATGAAGGAAAAGACACAGTTGAGGCAAACGAAGTGCTTGGATTTAAACCTGATTTAAGAGATTATGGAATAGGTGCACAGATTCTTGTTGATCTCGGGATAAAAAAGATGCGACTTTTGACAAATAATCCCAAAAAGATCATCGGTCTTGCTGGCTATGGTCTTGAAGTTGTTGAAAGAGTTCCAATTGAGATTCAGCCAAACGATATCAATATTCATTATTTGCGAACTAAAAGGGATAAACTTGGGCATTTAATTTTGATGAATGAGAAGAAAGAAAATGAAGGGACATGA
- a CDS encoding protein translocase subunit yajC, translated as MILLFQAQPDATSSLISTIIMFLAIFLIFYFLIIRPQQKRAKEHQKLISSLKKGDKVITSSGIHGKVVGLDDKTVLIEVDDGVKIKFEKAAIAVVTREGQG; from the coding sequence ATGATTCTTTTATTTCAGGCTCAACCGGATGCTACGAGTAGTTTGATCAGCACGATAATAATGTTTTTAGCTATCTTTTTGATCTTTTATTTCTTGATAATAAGACCACAGCAAAAAAGGGCTAAAGAGCATCAGAAGTTAATCTCTTCCCTTAAAAAGGGCGATAAGGTTATAACCTCAAGTGGGATTCATGGTAAAGTTGTCGGGCTTGATGATAAAACTGTTTTAATTGAAGTTGATGATGGGGTTAAAATTAAATTTGAGAAAGCTGCTATCGCTGTTGTGACGCGTGAAGGTCAGGGCTGA
- a CDS encoding putative MFS transporter, AGZA family, xanthine/uracil permease, with product MKDILEKTFEISKRNTNIKIEFIAGITTFMTMSYIIFVQPVVLSHAGIDFGAGLIATCIGSAIGSIIMALLANYPIALAPGMGENFFFAYTVVGSMKLSWQSALAIVFLSGVLFSVLSLVKLREAVIDAMPGCLKNSIATGIGLFITLIGFLQGGIIKINSGTHLPQLGEIHRIEVLISIIGLIFTSILLARGVKGSILIGIIFSTILSVILGVVKFEGKIFSLPEVKESAFLKLDFSNFFDITFIVAVLVFLYMVLFDTVGTLIGVGQAAGLVGKDGKLPRAEKALLSDALGTTFGALLGTSTVTAYIESASGVAVGGRTGLTSIFVAFFFLISLFFYPIVKLIGGGVELAPGYVLYPITAPALIIVGSMMVRPVVQINWEDFTESIPAFITMLAIPLTFSIADGIAIGFTSYTLVKLFSGRFKEINWIIIVLTFVFLARYIFLALK from the coding sequence ATGAAAGATATTCTTGAAAAGACTTTTGAGATTAGCAAGAGAAACACGAACATTAAAATTGAGTTCATCGCTGGTATTACAACTTTTATGACGATGTCGTATATAATTTTTGTTCAACCTGTTGTTTTATCACACGCTGGGATTGATTTCGGGGCTGGGCTTATTGCAACATGCATTGGGTCTGCAATTGGATCAATAATAATGGCTTTGCTTGCAAATTATCCAATTGCGCTTGCTCCGGGGATGGGGGAAAATTTCTTTTTTGCTTATACCGTTGTTGGAAGCATGAAACTTTCTTGGCAATCTGCACTTGCCATTGTTTTTCTCTCCGGGGTTCTTTTTAGTGTTCTTTCGCTTGTTAAGTTGAGGGAGGCTGTGATTGATGCTATGCCCGGGTGTTTAAAAAATTCAATAGCAACAGGAATTGGTTTATTTATAACTTTGATAGGTTTCCTTCAGGGTGGAATAATAAAAATTAACTCCGGAACACATTTGCCTCAACTTGGGGAAATACACAGGATTGAAGTTTTAATTTCAATTATTGGGTTAATTTTTACATCAATTCTCCTTGCTCGTGGAGTTAAGGGCTCAATTTTAATTGGGATAATCTTTTCAACTATTCTTTCAGTTATTTTAGGTGTGGTTAAGTTTGAAGGTAAAATTTTTTCGCTTCCGGAGGTTAAAGAGTCGGCATTTTTAAAACTTGATTTTTCAAATTTTTTTGACATTACATTTATTGTTGCGGTTCTTGTTTTTCTTTATATGGTTTTGTTTGATACTGTTGGGACATTGATTGGAGTTGGGCAAGCAGCCGGGCTTGTTGGGAAAGACGGGAAGCTTCCACGAGCTGAGAAGGCTTTGCTATCAGATGCACTTGGGACGACATTTGGAGCTTTGCTTGGGACATCAACTGTAACTGCCTATATTGAAAGCGCATCCGGTGTTGCTGTGGGTGGAAGAACTGGTTTAACTTCAATTTTTGTCGCCTTTTTCTTTCTAATATCGCTTTTCTTCTATCCGATTGTTAAGTTAATTGGTGGTGGGGTTGAGCTCGCACCTGGTTATGTTCTTTATCCGATAACTGCTCCTGCTTTGATAATCGTTGGAAGTATGATGGTTAGACCAGTTGTCCAAATAAATTGGGAAGATTTCACGGAGTCAATTCCTGCTTTTATAACTATGCTTGCAATCCCCTTAACATTCAGCATTGCTGATGGCATAGCGATTGGTTTTACATCTTACACGCTTGTGAAGTTATTTAGTGGGAGGTTCAAGGAGATAAATTGGATAATAATTGTTTTGACATTTGTTTTTCTTGCAAGGTATATTTTCCTTGCATTAAAATAA